TGATTTGGAGCAGCTGCATGCCAGCTTCATTTGTTTGTTTATGAGCATGCCGTTGTGGGTCCGCATGAGAAGTACGCATATTAATATCGGACTGCATGGTCGGCCATTTTCCTTTGTAGCAAACAAATCAGCCGCGTACACAAAATTTTCAGAAATTCATCGCCTTGGGACTATTTCTTGAAGTGATTGTACTCTGTTGTGGTAATATATTTAGGTATAAAATCTTTCCCATTGCCCCGAAAAAAATATCGTACTGCACATAAAGAAATGTGTGCCTACTAAAGACGGACAGAGAAAGAGTATATCATAATGTTGACTAGTTGTTCGGTTGTTTTATACTAGTATCTTGCAATATCTTGTCATTACCATcatctaattttattttcagattttttatttgcGGATAGTAGCGTTGTCGATGCCAAGCAAATCATCCTCCCAGGGCCTCGAGCCCTCGATGTTGCGCGCGGTTAGCGGTGAGCGTAATCCACGGTACTCGTGGGGATACATGAAAGTAATGCACTAGATTGGCGTTTGACAAATCTGTGGGGATAGCTAAAATTTCATTTTCTCGACAATACACGAATTCAAGAACAACTTATATGTGCACGTGTGTAGTACGAATACTCGATGTCTATCCATATATCTGAATCTACTAACTAGAACATAACCGGAGTCCGGAGGGCAAAACAGTCTATCATACCTGAATCATGGTGCTTTGTACTAGCAGATTAGTGAGTTCAGCTCGCAATCACAACCTTGGTTTCTAAGCCTCCATCGGTGCCTCGTTCCAATCGGCTGGGCAAATATAGTACTCCTGGGACATTTACCACCAGCGGTACACATCAATTAGTTAGCAGTCTTCGTCTATCTGGCCACTTTTAAGCGATAATTAACGGTCAAATTGCGGCACTGCCACATCCACTGCTGCTATACTAATCAGCATCGAGCCGCCTTGTCTCTCTATCCCGATCTAATCTCCGATGACGTTCGTGCTTACCCCGAGGATCGATACGTATATCCTCTTCGGCATCCATGGATCTCGTTCGAATCAGACACCCTTTTGACGGCTCGAATAGACAGTGAAAATGTTGTTTAATTTGTGGCTACTTTATTCCGGATACGATCCTGACGTCTTAATACTTGTCGGCAACAATTACGCAACTTGTAGTTCTTCCGAACTTAGAGAAGAAGCTTCCGTGGATTAGGAAGCATCGCAGGGGCGAAGCTTCACCGGTATCATAATTTTCAGGAGGAAATGGAGAATTATTTCCTAAAATACGGAAATGGAGAATTATGTTATGCTTCCACCGGCCGGGCATGGCATGTTAGACTTTAAAAATGAACAAGAGGACATCTTCGTTGACATCCAGCATAATTGCCCAGGAAATATTTTTAAGCACTTTTAGTTTTCTGGCTTACATAGATATGTATAATGGATTAATGGGTAGTTTTATTCTGGAACTTGTAGTACATTTCAACCTGTGTCTCACTTAAAGTAACCACTACTTAGATGTGTTATTCATCTATTCTCCACACTGGCCATTTGTTTCTTGGTATCCGTGTAGTACCTCTTGTTGAGGATGCTCTAAGGATTCTCCTCATGAGGGTGGGACATTCTGGTAATTCATACTTTTTCCGTAGAATGTTTCAACttttattaaatttgaatgcatttatacattaagttatgtctagatacattcaaattttgacaaacttgagacatactttgttggacggagagagtattaaaGAAAACATGACACTAACTATAAGAAAATGGGGCATAAAAAGTCTTTTGTCAGGTTTATGCGGCACTTGCTCTTGAGAGCACAAAAACAATATAGTCTCGCCGGAGCTCGTGGCCATTTGGATTTTCGGAAAACCTAGTCTCACTGAGGGGTGAATCTAGATGACTAGATGAGCAAACCACCCATGTCAGCTCCATTATGTTGGGTTTGTCTTCTGTACATCAACAGTGACCGGCACCAACTTACTCTTAATCTGCAAGTTTTTTATTGGATTTACCTGCACCCAGTGCCTACGGCGCGGCGTAGCCGAGAGGAGGACGTGATTCGACGGTCTTGCACGACCGCTCTTGATCGGGACGCAGGATCTCCAGCAGTCCTCCATGTTTCGAGCCGTCGGCTCGAGGACGCCAGACTTCCTTCCCAATCGGAGCGTTCTCTACGCTGTAGAAGGGGAAGAAAAACGCTAGAAATAAGAGCGAGTGGCCGGTCAAATGGCACCACGCCAAGCAGAATTTCCCAATACCGCGTCGGCTGCTACTCCATCCGCTCCGTCCACATCGCTCCCATGGAAATCCACGCCCGCGACGACCTCGACCACTGACAGCCTGACACGCTGGACCCCCGTGTACACACACACAGCCTCGCAAACACTTGCcaaccccacctgtcagctacACGGCTCTCGATCCAAACCCGTCGCGGTTGGTGCGTCCATCCAAGGGGAGCCGCCGCGGTCGTTTGACCGTTGAAACTGCCGGGGCCGTCCGATGCGCACGCTTCCTCCGTCGAGCCGTACGTCCCTACCCTTAATTCCCCGGGCAACACGGGCAAAATGAGAAGAGACCTGCATGTACAGTGTACAGACCCTCTCGTTCGCTTTCTCGTAACCTTCCTGGGCCGGAGACCGGGGGCGAGCCGCCCTTTTCTATTTATAATTCTCTCCGCTTCTCCCCCTTCATAAATCGGGGGCTCAGCATAAAGTCAATTGGGTGCGCGTGCTGCTTGTGATCGAGTTTGTTTTGAGCGGAGCGGAGAGGGCAGGAGGCAGGAGGGGATTTGTTTGGGGGATTTCCGGATTCGTGGTGTGTTTTGGGCGAGAGGGGATCGGAATGGACGGCGCTCCGGTGGCCGAGTTCCGGCCGACGATGACGCACGGCGGCAGGTTCCTCCTGTACAACATATTCGGCAACCAGTTCGAGATCACGGCCAAGTACCAGCCGCCCATCATGCCCATCGGCCGTGGCGCCTACGGGATCGTCTGGTACGTTTTGATCCTTGCTCGCCAGCATCAATCCCCTCCCTAAGTTGAAACTTGTTGATTGGTATCTTCTGGGGAAAGATACCAATCACCCCTTTCTTTACTGAGCACTGGTTCTGCAGTTGTTGAGCAAATATAGTTAATCTGCCAGTGCTGTTGTGGGTTGGTGTGGTGTTTAATTTTTGTCCCTGAAATTTTCCGTTTCTGATGTGCGTGCCGACAGCTCGGTGATGAACTTTGAGACCAGGGAGATGGTGGCAATCAAGAAGATCGCAAACGCGTTCGACAACAACATGGATGCCAAGCGCACGCTCCGGGAGATCAAGCTCCTCAGGCACCTCGACCACGAGAACGTAATTCTTCTCGTCTCTGACACCGGTCTTAATTGCGGCTTCAATTTCATAATAATTCGGCACTAACTGTTACGCCGCGCGCATGTGGACGAACACAAAAAACAGATCGTTGGCCTGAGAGACGTGATCCCGCCGGCGATCCCGCAGTCGTTCAACGACGTGTACATCGCCACGGAGCTCATGGACACGGACCTCCACCACATCATCCGCTCCAACCAGGAGCTCTCAGAAGAGCACTGCCAGGTAATTAAGGGACGGAACTAATATCAAGCGATGTGTGCTTTGATTTCAAAATGTTCCCGTTTACTAACTGGGGATCATATATATATTGGTGCGTTTGCAGTACTTTCTGTACCAgctgctgcgggggctcaagtaCATCCACTCGGCGAACGTGATCCACCGGGACCTGAAGCCCAGCAACCTGCTGCTGAACGCCAACTGCGACCTCAAGATCTGCGACTTCGGCCTCGCGCGGCCGTCGTCGGAGAGCGACATGATGACGGAGTACGTGGTGACGCGGTGGTACAGGGCGCCCGAGCTGCTGCTCAACTCCACCGACTActccgccgccatcgacgTCTGGTCCGTCGGCTGCATCTTCATGGAGCTCATCAACCGGGCGCCGCTCTTCCCGGGGAGAGACCACATGCACCAGATGCGGCTCATCACCGAGGTCATCGGGACCCCGACCGACGACGACCTGGGGTTCATCCGGAACGAGGACGCCAGGAGGTACATGAGGCACCTGCCGCAGTTCCCCCGCCGCCCCTTCCCGGCCCAGTTCCCCCGGGTGCAGCCCGCCGCGCTCGACCTCATAGAGCGGATGCTCGCCTTCAATCCCCTCCAGAGGATCACAGGTACATACATACGCTCCTCCGTCTGCTTTACTTCTCCCTTTCTCGTGTAGTATAAATTTACTAGTACTATTAGTGCTGGTCAAAGCGCCGTGCTTTGCTGATTGACGAGTCTGGTCAGTGTTGTTGGTTAACATTACTATGCTGTTCGTTGGTGTTATAGACAGAGGCAaatctgctgctgccgccactTTCGACCCTATTTTAAGATTCCTGCGTGTGGACATGTGCTCTCTTTTTAGGCAAAACCATGTGTTCTCTCCACTAAATTTAGAGAAGATCTCTTGCGTATCTTATAAGGAGATATCCGCAGTTGACGACACCGTAGTGCGGTATAAACGCTCTCATGGAAGAACAAGTGCGTTTTCGGCAACAACTAAAAAAGGAACAGATCTGCTGCAGTCAGTCTAGAAATTGCTCTTGTGGATCCTTTACTAAAAAAGGAACAGTCTCATGTATCGGTTTCAGAAAGCAAGAGCTTTTAGACCTGCGACTCATGTGGATTCTTAACTGAAATTGCACTTCTTGTCATGCAGTGGAAGAAGCGCTGGAGCATCCGTACCTGGAGCGGCTGCACGACATCGCGGACGAGCCCATCTGCACGGACCCGTTCTCCTTCGACTTCGAGCAGCACCCTTTGACGGAAGACCAGATGAAGCAGCTGATATTCAACGAGGCCCTCGAACTGAACCCCAACTTCCGATACTAGATGATTCATCCTCTCCCCCAATAGTGCGATTTCAGTGTAAACATGCTTTGTAAATAGGAGCGAGATAGATCAAAGGAGGCCCGGTGAACCCAACACTgcatttgtttgtttattcCGTGTaagttgctgctgctacttTCAGACGTTTGATGTCCTCGGCTGTGCGAATAAAAATGCTTGGACTTCCGAGTATGGTTTGGGAGCACATCATCAATCTCTACTTATGGCTTTTGCCAAATGCATGCAGAATTTGCCTCGTTGCCAGATGCATCCAGGAGTATTTCACAGACTTTGCTACAAAGTGAACTGCAAGCGTACATAAACATTGAAATGTTATTCAAATTGTCTGAAATTTACACAAACCAAATGCAGGTGCTCTGGAAAATTTGGACAAAACTGTCAACCGCAAACGAGGAACGAATGGGGTCCTGTTTCCTGGTCTTGACTGGTTGCCTGCATTCCGAATCACGAGATGTGCAAGTGCTTTCATAAGCTCTTTCCCTGCACCCGGAATTCAGATCTACATTGTCTGCATCCCCATGAAGACGTGGTAACTTGACTGACTCCGTCACCACAGGACAGCGAACACAAGGCACCAACTGGTAGTCAAATGTCAACTTAATATGGGGAAAAAATCTGGTAGAACAGCTCTAACTGGCTAACTGCATCAGTAGCAACGATGCTCTGGCTACAAAACTGGTGGAAGGATGACATGCTTCTGAATCTCATTAGGAAACGAAGTGATTTAGATTAATATTGCTACTCCAGTTCATTAGAAGGAATTGAATGTAACAACAAACTAGCTCAATTTTCATACCAACACAAGGACTAACCAAACCACCAAAAGTTCCTTGCTCTAAATTCACATTCCCCATACTATTTAACACCAAATAACACAGTACTCTAAATTATGAAAAAGAGCGACTCAGTACTTTTGCATAACAGAGTCAAACTTGTTACCAAATAGGAGTAACATGGGATTCAAACTTACGAAGATGACTCAGTATTATTGCAGAACCACAGTGAGTCAGAGGATAATCCTAACAGAAGCAGTTTGGCAAAATCCAGTGCATTTCCTTAGTTCACACAGAATCTGCACAGGATACATGAAAAGCACTTCTGCATTTCCATCCTATTTGTCACCAAATAACAGCGAGTCAAACAATAAGCCCTTCCTAACTGTTACGGAGTACCAAATAACATGAGATTCAAACTTGTGAAGTTGACTCAGTACTATTGCAAAACCACAAGCACTACGGCATTCCATCATACTTGTCACCAAACAACATAGGGTTCAAACTTATGAAGATGTGCAAAACCAAAGTGAGTCAAATGATAATCCTGAAAGAAACGACCAGCTAAAGAGGCAAAATCAAGTGCATTTCAGAAGTTAAAACACGGATCATGCACAGAACACACTGAAAAGCACTACTGGATGTCACACCAATAGATCTGCGGCACAAGGCAACTGAATTCAGCTTAACAGCTCAGAAACCACTGACAGCGTACAAGGGATGCCCTCAGGCCAACAAACTTTATTACAGAGATGATTACTTAAGCAGTCTGCCGGTTCACAAGGACCCTAGACTAGAAGCAGAACAAGATCACTCTGATCGCACATAGTAGCAGCAGTACTACACCACTTAAGCTTCAGCATACCTGTAATGACAGTTCACAAGGACAGATGATTAGATACAGTCGAGCACTCGAGCTGATGAGAATACTACCAATGCGACAGCAACTCACCCCAGTTCGGACAGCCTGAGGTGTGCCTCCTTGTAGTCCTCAAAGAAAGCCTTCTCATCCTGCCACAATGAATATAAAAAAGTTTGTATAACTTTTACATATCTCTACAACCTGGTTTAGTAGATAGCAACAGGAGACATACAGCAGCATATTTCTCCACGAGAGGGCGGAAGACAGGGTCACTCAGCAGGGTTTTGTCACTAGGAAGCTGAAGAAGGCCCTCTTTGTCACCACTCAGAAGCTCCCTGTGAAAACGAGTACGTTAAAGACATCGAATCAGCAATAAATGGGATAATATGTTCTTAACTAGACATGGTTTAAGAAAAGAACAATAAAAACAGCCAGTTCAACCCACTTACGTGAAGTAAGTGTTGTCAAACTTCAAAGGTTCTCTAGTCCAGGGTCCCTCAAAGCCAGATCTCTCCTTGTGGCACCTTCCCTTAAAACCCAAGAAAATTTCATTAGTGCATCACGCAGCGATCAAAGTACATTACGGAAGCATATAAGAATAGGAAAACTAACCAGGGTGTGACCACCAGAGAGGGCAACAATATCCTGATCACTCAAGCCCATCTGTTTGCCGAACACTTGCCTTAGGTGGTCAGAACCTAGTAGAGGACAGTAAAGAAAGTCATCAGAGTGGAGCGAACAAAGCAATACTACAGCAGAGCTTTCTTATAACTTGAGCCATCAGGATAATGGAACAATATAGGCATCATCAAATGATGGAGCGAACAGAGCAATACTAGACATGGAAATAATTAATACTTCGTGAGAAGCAGAAGGCATTTCAACAATGCGGTACTATCAAGACACTATATGGAGCGAACATCAATTTTGCAGCATAAGTAGCAACCAAAGCAAGAATTCCTTTTCATTCCCTCattcccatattaagtgactcaaattcacccaaatatggatgtatctatatccaaaaggtgtctagatacatgtaatatttcatcacttaatatgggactgagggagtacatgGGTTCCACGCAGTTAGTAATAGTGATAAATATTTGTTACTAGTGAAAAATTGCAAGAAATATAGCATGGGTTAGAAAGATACCCTTGGTAGCATCAGGAAGGCGACCCTCAGGTGGGGGCTGAGGCTTGTCCTGGAAAAGGAATAGGATTGTAAGATGTTCTTGGGTAGACAAAAACAACGAAACAGATCAGGTGATAACTTCACATTCTGTTTAATTGCAAGAAcacaaaaacagaaatatttgtaattactccctccgatccataataagtgtgtcagattttgtactcggctagtacaaagttgtactaagtgtgagacacttattatggatcggagggagtagttgctAAGTTCTGGAATACAGTAATGAGCCAGGGAACTCTTATTAAGGCTACCCATGGAACCAACTTGTATCATGACAGATTAAATCAGTCTCAGATTAATTTGGATCGAAGTGGGAACCAGCAAGAACTAATATCATGACTGATTAAATCAACTTGCCACTGCTCCTATCACGGAGTAAAAATGCAATCAAAAGTAGTCACATTACAATTATTATGGTACATTAACCCAGTAATCCAACCCTTAAGGACGACAGTAAGCATGTCAAGTCCAAGCAACAAAAACGTTGCGGGCTTGCGGCCAACCAACACGAACAGTCCAGGACACAAACACCACTTAACATAAACCATACCTTATGATGATAAACACAAACTATTCTAAAATATTACAACCAGAAACCTCAGTCCTATTAAACTAAAAAAAGTCGCCGGCCAAAGACTAATGTAAT
This is a stretch of genomic DNA from Brachypodium distachyon strain Bd21 chromosome 1, Brachypodium_distachyon_v3.0, whole genome shotgun sequence. It encodes these proteins:
- the MPK3 gene encoding uncharacterized protein LOC100837420; the protein is MDGAPVAEFRPTMTHGGRFLLYNIFGNQFEITAKYQPPIMPIGRGAYGIVCSVMNFETREMVAIKKIANAFDNNMDAKRTLREIKLLRHLDHENIVGLRDVIPPAIPQSFNDVYIATELMDTDLHHIIRSNQELSEEHCQYFLYQLLRGLKYIHSANVIHRDLKPSNLLLNANCDLKICDFGLARPSSESDMMTEYVVTRWYRAPELLLNSTDYSAAIDVWSVGCIFMELINRAPLFPGRDHMHQMRLITEVIGTPTDDDLGFIRNEDARRYMRHLPQFPRRPFPAQFPRVQPAALDLIERMLAFNPLQRITVEEALEHPYLERLHDIADEPICTDPFSFDFEQHPLTEDQMKQLIFNEALELNPNFRY
- the LOC100838031 gene encoding L-ascorbate peroxidase 1, cytosolic, with the protein product MAKTYPTVSAEYQEAVEKARRKLRALIAEKSCAPLMLRLAWHSAGTFDVSSKTGGPFGTMKKPAEQAHAANAGLDIAVRMLEPIKEEIPTISYADLYQLAGVVAVEVSGGPEIPFHPGREDKPQPPPEGRLPDATKGSDHLRQVFGKQMGLSDQDIVALSGGHTLGRCHKERSGFEGPWTREPLKFDNTYFTELLSGDKEGLLQLPSDKTLLSDPVFRPLVEKYAADEKAFFEDYKEAHLRLSELGYAEA